One Halovivax ruber XH-70 genomic region harbors:
- a CDS encoding DUF63 family protein produces MVLPEGFAIPPWYFTVVLLLGVAGVGALLWAIDPPVTDRTVLAFTPWMMFGSTLYVLGRDPISAFPEPIAPLFEAPSVYVTTAILAGFIWIVANILHAGGLYRSIPRFVGICGTAFLSVFATAAIMTGIESGTFAPFWPVVAVVITGIVTAIGWLALSLWATEVAAITGLTGALVCFAQVLDGTSTAIGYDVLGAGEQVPLSTAVLELAGSLPTAEYIGAGWLFVLVKLTLALVVVWLFADLVRDRPRAGRIALGFVAAVGLGPGVHNLLLFTISG; encoded by the coding sequence ATGGTACTGCCGGAGGGATTCGCGATACCACCGTGGTATTTCACCGTGGTGTTACTGCTCGGGGTTGCGGGCGTCGGCGCGCTGCTGTGGGCGATCGACCCGCCCGTGACCGACCGCACGGTCCTCGCCTTCACCCCGTGGATGATGTTCGGGTCGACGCTGTACGTGCTGGGACGTGACCCGATCAGTGCGTTCCCGGAGCCGATCGCGCCGCTGTTCGAGGCGCCAAGTGTCTACGTCACGACGGCGATCCTTGCGGGATTCATCTGGATCGTGGCGAATATCCTCCACGCGGGCGGGCTCTACCGGTCGATTCCCCGGTTCGTCGGCATCTGTGGAACGGCGTTCCTGTCGGTCTTCGCGACCGCCGCGATCATGACCGGAATCGAGAGCGGGACGTTCGCCCCGTTCTGGCCGGTCGTCGCCGTCGTGATCACCGGCATCGTCACGGCGATCGGCTGGCTCGCACTGAGTCTCTGGGCGACGGAGGTCGCCGCCATCACCGGTCTCACTGGCGCCCTGGTCTGCTTTGCCCAGGTGTTAGACGGGACGTCCACGGCGATCGGCTACGACGTGCTGGGTGCCGGTGAACAGGTTCCACTCTCGACGGCCGTCCTCGAACTGGCCGGGAGTCTCCCCACGGCCGAGTATATCGGCGCCGGCTGGTTGTTCGTCCTGGTGAAACTGACGCTCGCACTCGTCGTCGTCTGGCTGTTCGCCGACCTGGTCCGGGATCGTCCACGCGCCGGTCGCATCGCGCTCGGCTTCGTCGCTGCCGTGGGGCTCGGCCCTGGCGTTCACAATCTGCTCTTGTTCACGATCTCCGGCTGA
- the deoC gene encoding deoxyribose-phosphate aldolase has protein sequence MDRTTLAPRIDHTVLGPETTASEARRICQEAVDYGMNACLPPCYLPDVRETFPDLTIATVVGFPHGQQAPAVKVEEAVAAWRAGADELDVVCNVGRLLSGDTESVTDELAEVVAAVPIPVKVIVQAPRLTPDQLRTACEAAVEADAAMVKTATGFADGGATVEDVRLMAEYLPVKASGGIGSYDDAMAMIEAGAERIGASSGVAIVDGAPSEA, from the coding sequence ATGGACCGCACGACGCTCGCCCCACGGATCGACCACACCGTTCTCGGACCGGAAACGACGGCGTCCGAGGCACGACGCATCTGTCAGGAGGCAGTCGACTACGGCATGAATGCCTGTCTCCCACCGTGTTACCTCCCGGACGTTCGTGAAACGTTCCCCGACCTCACGATTGCGACGGTCGTCGGCTTTCCGCACGGACAGCAAGCGCCGGCCGTGAAAGTCGAGGAGGCCGTCGCCGCCTGGCGTGCCGGCGCCGACGAACTGGACGTCGTCTGTAACGTGGGCCGACTCCTGTCGGGAGACACCGAATCGGTCACGGACGAACTCGCCGAGGTCGTCGCCGCCGTCCCGATCCCGGTGAAGGTGATCGTTCAGGCGCCGCGGCTCACGCCCGACCAGCTACGTACCGCCTGTGAGGCCGCCGTCGAGGCCGACGCCGCGATGGTCAAAACGGCGACCGGATTCGCCGACGGTGGTGCGACCGTCGAGGACGTCCGTCTCATGGCCGAATACCTCCCGGTCAAGGCCAGCGGCGGGATCGGCTCCTACGACGATGCGATGGCGATGATCGAGGCCGGTGCCGAACGGATCGGGGCCTCGAGCGGCGTCGCGATCGTCGACGGCGCACCGTCGGAAGCCTAG
- a CDS encoding adenylyltransferase/cytidyltransferase family protein, which produces MELSDGDETDGSIDGTSAGSRDTSRAADRDDDQTADRGGDGDPDGTLVVAQGTFDILHPGHAHYLRDAASMGDELVVIVARRSNVDHKAQPICPATQRRDVVDALAPVDRAILGHESDIFVPIEELDPDVIALGHDQHHDEDALAEELAGRNIECEVRRASGVEPADDELYSSRQIVERILERRG; this is translated from the coding sequence ATGGAACTGAGCGACGGCGACGAGACGGACGGCAGTATCGACGGAACGTCGGCAGGCAGCCGGGACACCTCCCGGGCAGCGGATCGGGACGACGACCAGACAGCGGATCGGGGCGGCGACGGCGACCCCGACGGAACGCTCGTCGTCGCCCAGGGAACCTTCGACATTCTCCACCCCGGGCACGCCCACTACCTGCGCGACGCAGCCTCGATGGGCGACGAACTGGTCGTCATCGTCGCGCGGCGCTCGAACGTCGATCACAAGGCCCAACCGATCTGCCCGGCGACACAGCGACGGGACGTCGTCGACGCACTGGCACCGGTCGATCGGGCCATCCTCGGCCACGAGTCGGACATCTTCGTGCCCATCGAGGAACTCGATCCGGACGTGATCGCCCTCGGCCACGACCAGCACCACGACGAGGACGCCCTCGCCGAGGAACTCGCCGGACGGAACATCGAGTGTGAGGTCCGCCGGGCCAGCGGGGTCGAACCGGCGGACGACGAACTCTACTCCAGCCGGCAGATCGTCGAACGGATTCTCGAGCGACGCGGGTGA
- a CDS encoding PAS domain-containing sensor histidine kinase, whose translation MSRLTGPATESDPISDDDPVTRVIVHDREPGAGDDLAAALEEQRPDLSVDFEASPETVCERLRSESVGCIVLVFDGSEQTDASASTSTDDLVSSTVLEAASEDRPAVPVVLYGRAISSGVAATAIENGVTDVQRVPAGESADRFLHDGEDTAADEVTPIGELASRIASHLEHRQQVATTVDERDRLESIAARFPGIVYRCRATTEWPMEYVTGEAERLTGYTTAELVSGAVSWGSDVIYPDDRERVADVIFEELESTGTFEFTYRITTADGTTKWVWERGRQIEPAPDATPRLQGFIIDVTDRRERADQLQVISHLLRHNLRNDMTVVRGYTSMIAEESVGFEEETMAMLDRIDGLLTTVDKTQPIVDVLTTPHDREYVAIDSAIERAIAIVESRHDVTPTAVTIESATVAAIPELERAFVEVLENAAIHTGDEAPWIAIRTTVTDETVDVAIADEGPVIPDMERDVLTGERTPEPLFHGTGLGLWLVELIVRRSGGSLAFDETADGGNVVTLTLPRLE comes from the coding sequence ATGAGTCGTCTCACGGGGCCAGCCACCGAGTCGGACCCGATATCGGACGACGACCCGGTCACCAGGGTCATCGTACACGACCGCGAGCCGGGAGCGGGAGACGACCTCGCGGCAGCGCTCGAGGAGCAGCGACCGGACCTGTCCGTCGACTTCGAGGCTAGCCCGGAAACCGTGTGCGAACGACTCCGATCCGAATCCGTCGGGTGCATCGTCCTCGTTTTCGACGGATCCGAGCAGACAGACGCGAGTGCGTCGACGTCGACTGACGACCTCGTTTCGTCGACCGTCCTCGAAGCTGCGAGCGAGGATCGACCGGCCGTCCCGGTCGTCCTGTACGGTCGAGCGATATCGAGTGGCGTTGCGGCCACCGCCATCGAGAACGGGGTGACCGACGTCCAGCGCGTCCCGGCGGGCGAGTCGGCCGATCGGTTCTTGCACGACGGCGAGGACACGGCCGCCGACGAGGTCACACCCATCGGCGAACTCGCCAGTCGGATCGCGTCACACCTCGAGCATCGTCAGCAGGTCGCGACGACGGTCGACGAGCGCGATCGGCTCGAATCGATCGCCGCGCGATTTCCTGGTATCGTCTACAGATGTCGGGCGACGACCGAGTGGCCGATGGAGTACGTCACCGGCGAAGCCGAACGGCTCACCGGCTACACCACAGCCGAACTCGTTTCGGGTGCCGTCAGCTGGGGGAGTGACGTCATCTATCCTGACGACCGCGAACGCGTCGCCGACGTGATCTTCGAGGAACTCGAATCGACGGGTACCTTCGAGTTCACCTATCGGATCACGACCGCAGACGGGACGACGAAGTGGGTCTGGGAGCGCGGCCGCCAGATCGAGCCCGCCCCCGACGCCACACCGCGACTTCAGGGATTCATCATCGACGTCACCGACAGGCGCGAGCGAGCCGACCAGTTACAGGTCATCAGCCATCTGCTCCGCCACAACCTCCGTAACGACATGACTGTCGTCCGCGGCTATACCAGTATGATCGCCGAGGAGAGCGTGGGGTTCGAAGAGGAGACGATGGCGATGCTCGATCGGATCGACGGCCTGCTGACGACCGTCGACAAGACACAACCGATCGTGGACGTGCTAACGACGCCGCACGACCGGGAGTACGTTGCGATCGACAGTGCGATCGAACGAGCCATCGCGATCGTCGAATCGAGACACGACGTCACGCCCACGGCAGTCACGATCGAGTCGGCGACGGTCGCGGCGATTCCCGAACTCGAACGCGCGTTCGTCGAGGTGCTCGAGAACGCCGCAATTCACACTGGTGACGAAGCGCCCTGGATCGCCATCCGGACCACGGTGACCGACGAGACGGTCGACGTCGCGATCGCCGACGAAGGGCCCGTGATCCCGGACATGGAACGCGACGTCCTCACCGGCGAGCGGACGCCCGAACCGCTGTTTCACGGAACCGGGCTCGGCCTCTGGCTCGTCGAACTGATCGTCCGGCGCTCCGGCGGCTCGCTGGCCTTCGACGAGACGGCAGACGGCGGCAACGTCGTCACGCTGACGCTCCCCCGGCTGGAGTGA
- a CDS encoding Mov34/MPN/PAD-1 family protein, which produces MGLLSGLFRSSEILGIAEETLEFVLESSEATHPNEYMGFLRGTEASRLGLDRDGLVITDVLVIPGTSQNSVSATVKTNSIPNDTKALGSVHSHPNGVLRPSQADLGTFTRGSVHVIIGAPYGRHDWQAFDSDGKPTTLHVIDVEVPDEDDFFHFTQEDIDEELKWN; this is translated from the coding sequence ATGGGGCTGCTCTCCGGGCTCTTCCGCTCGAGCGAGATTCTCGGGATCGCCGAGGAGACCCTCGAGTTCGTCCTCGAGTCCTCCGAAGCGACGCACCCGAACGAGTACATGGGCTTTCTCAGAGGGACCGAGGCGAGCCGACTGGGGCTCGACCGGGACGGGCTCGTCATCACCGACGTGCTCGTGATCCCCGGGACCAGCCAGAACAGCGTGAGCGCGACCGTCAAGACGAACTCGATCCCGAACGACACGAAAGCGCTCGGGAGCGTCCACTCGCACCCGAACGGCGTCTTGCGACCGAGCCAGGCCGATCTGGGCACGTTTACGCGCGGATCGGTCCACGTCATCATCGGTGCGCCGTACGGGCGCCACGACTGGCAGGCGTTCGACTCGGACGGGAAGCCGACGACGTTGCACGTCATCGACGTCGAAGTCCCCGACGAGGACGACTTCTTTCACTTCACCCAGGAAGACATCGACGAGGAACTCAAATGGAACTGA
- a CDS encoding pyridoxal phosphate-dependent aminotransferase, translated as MPMHYADRVTRVEPSATLAISALASELEAEGADVVDLSVGEPDFPTPENVVDAGQTAMDAGHTGYTTSNGIPELREAIAEKLQADGLNHGPENVIVTPGAKQSLYEITQTLVDDGDEVVLLDPAWVSYEAMVKLAGGSLVRVDLSPYDFRLEPALPDLENVISDSTELLIVNSPSNPTGAVYTDDALAGVRDLAVEHDVTVVADEIYGEITYDTDPTSLGSLDGMAERTVTVNGFSKAYSMTGWRLGYFAGPEELVDQAGKLHSHSVSCATNFVQHAGVEALEQTEAAVDEMVDAFEQRRDLLLDLFADAGVDVPTPDGAFYMMLPVESPDTEWCEGALEDAHVATVPGSAFGAPGYARLSYAASEERLREGVERLVDAGSL; from the coding sequence ATGCCCATGCACTACGCAGATCGCGTCACGAGAGTCGAACCGTCCGCAACGCTCGCCATCTCGGCGCTCGCCTCAGAACTCGAGGCCGAGGGCGCCGACGTCGTCGACCTGAGCGTCGGCGAACCCGACTTCCCCACGCCCGAGAACGTCGTCGACGCCGGGCAGACGGCCATGGACGCCGGCCACACCGGCTACACCACCTCGAACGGGATTCCCGAGCTCCGTGAAGCGATCGCTGAAAAACTGCAGGCCGACGGATTGAATCACGGGCCCGAGAACGTGATCGTCACCCCCGGTGCCAAGCAGTCGCTGTACGAGATCACCCAGACGCTCGTCGACGACGGCGACGAGGTCGTCCTGCTCGACCCCGCCTGGGTCTCCTACGAGGCGATGGTGAAACTCGCCGGCGGCTCACTCGTCCGCGTCGATCTCTCGCCGTACGACTTCCGCCTCGAACCGGCCCTTCCCGACCTCGAGAACGTGATCAGCGACTCGACGGAGCTGCTGATCGTCAACTCCCCGTCGAACCCGACGGGCGCCGTCTACACCGACGATGCGCTGGCGGGCGTTCGCGACCTCGCCGTCGAGCACGACGTCACCGTCGTCGCCGACGAGATCTACGGCGAGATCACCTACGACACCGACCCGACCAGCCTCGGCTCGCTCGACGGGATGGCCGAGCGCACCGTGACGGTCAACGGTTTCTCGAAGGCCTACTCGATGACCGGCTGGCGGCTGGGTTACTTCGCCGGGCCGGAGGAACTCGTCGACCAGGCGGGCAAACTCCACAGCCACTCGGTCTCCTGTGCCACCAACTTCGTCCAGCACGCCGGCGTCGAGGCGCTCGAGCAAACCGAGGCGGCCGTCGACGAGATGGTCGACGCCTTCGAGCAGCGTCGCGACCTCCTGCTCGACCTGTTCGCCGACGCGGGTGTCGACGTGCCGACGCCGGACGGTGCGTTCTACATGATGCTACCTGTGGAGTCACCGGATACCGAGTGGTGTGAAGGCGCACTCGAAGACGCCCACGTCGCGACCGTCCCCGGCAGCGCCTTCGGCGCACCCGGCTACGCTCGTCTCTCCTACGCCGCCAGCGAGGAGCGCCTCCGCGAGGGCGTCGAGCGACTCGTCGACGCCGGCTCCCTCTGA
- a CDS encoding HalOD1 output domain-containing protein, whose translation MREANTTDCGPKLGMRRGWVEYSRSTDEPPSVAVAKALAQFEGCSPTSMETPLYEFIDPDALDALFATRPDETSRDPGEVRFATETATIVIRPEMVRVFERVTC comes from the coding sequence ATGAGAGAGGCCAATACTACTGACTGCGGCCCGAAGCTGGGGATGCGCCGTGGGTGGGTGGAGTACAGTCGATCGACCGACGAACCACCGAGCGTCGCCGTCGCGAAAGCCCTCGCCCAGTTCGAGGGCTGCTCGCCGACGTCGATGGAGACGCCGCTGTACGAGTTCATCGATCCGGACGCCCTCGATGCGCTGTTCGCGACCCGTCCAGACGAGACGTCGCGCGATCCAGGCGAGGTTCGCTTCGCGACCGAGACGGCGACGATCGTGATCAGACCGGAGATGGTCCGCGTGTTCGAGCGGGTGACCTGCTGA
- a CDS encoding DHH family phosphoesterase, whose amino-acid sequence MTRETAGDAGEPRESVVYELDPECTAEEVEPETPYLAEINGIVDYGIFVDLSEHVSGLIHESVLEGTYRVDDELVVELETVRDNGDLSFAPADVDEYELVAVEHDVSLTGTNRLDANLGEQIHVEGEIVQIKQTGGPTIFHVADEHGVVPAAAFEEAGVRAFPAVDVGDVARINATVERRNDAIQLEVDGLTVLDGEDATDARDRLQRARDERAAPHEVDPLIDWPALEPLREELAEVARTLRRTVLEGRPIRVRHHADGDGMCAAVPLQLALERFIADVHESPEAPRHLFKRLPSKAPYYELEDSTRDLTFALEDRDKHGQQLPMLLMLDNGSTAEDVPSYETLAHYDIPILAIDHHHPDPDAVEDLLDAHVNPYLHDEDYRITTGMLCVELARMIYPDLSDEIEHLPAVAGLADRSKADAMGEYIDLAVEAGYDEDHLRDVSEALDYAAHWLRYSAGTPLITDVLGIDTDPDHHQAVVSSLESNATEAIQTQLDDATPHLEHESLDNGAHLYRIDVENYTHRFTYPAPGKTTGEIHDVQVEETGDPVITVGYGPDFAVLRSDGVRLDIPEMVAELKAEVPGAGISGGGHLVVGSIKFVRGKREEVIDALVEKMADAPIDEALSSAAPLDD is encoded by the coding sequence ATGACACGCGAGACCGCCGGCGACGCCGGCGAGCCACGCGAGTCGGTCGTCTACGAGCTCGACCCGGAGTGTACTGCCGAGGAGGTCGAGCCCGAGACGCCGTATCTCGCGGAGATAAACGGTATCGTCGACTACGGTATCTTCGTCGATCTCTCGGAGCACGTTTCCGGACTGATCCACGAATCCGTTCTCGAAGGAACGTACCGCGTCGACGACGAATTGGTCGTCGAACTGGAGACGGTCAGAGACAACGGCGACCTCTCGTTCGCCCCCGCCGACGTCGATGAGTACGAACTCGTCGCCGTCGAACACGACGTCTCACTGACCGGGACGAATCGACTCGACGCGAACCTCGGTGAGCAGATCCACGTCGAGGGCGAGATCGTCCAGATCAAACAGACGGGCGGACCGACGATCTTCCACGTCGCGGACGAACACGGCGTCGTCCCGGCCGCAGCCTTCGAAGAAGCCGGCGTTCGGGCCTTCCCCGCCGTCGACGTCGGCGACGTCGCCCGCATCAACGCGACGGTCGAACGCCGAAACGACGCGATCCAGCTCGAGGTCGACGGACTCACCGTTCTCGACGGCGAGGACGCGACGGACGCCAGAGACCGACTGCAGCGTGCCCGGGACGAACGGGCTGCGCCACACGAGGTCGACCCGCTCATCGACTGGCCCGCACTCGAGCCGCTCCGCGAAGAACTGGCCGAGGTCGCCCGAACCCTGCGCCGGACCGTCCTGGAAGGGCGCCCGATCCGCGTGCGTCACCACGCCGACGGCGACGGAATGTGCGCCGCAGTGCCGCTCCAGCTCGCCCTCGAGCGCTTCATCGCCGACGTCCACGAGTCGCCCGAGGCCCCGCGTCACCTCTTCAAACGCCTGCCGTCGAAGGCGCCGTACTACGAACTCGAAGATTCGACGCGCGACCTCACGTTCGCGCTGGAGGACCGGGACAAACACGGCCAGCAACTCCCCATGTTGTTGATGCTGGACAACGGGTCGACCGCCGAGGACGTCCCCTCCTACGAGACGCTCGCTCACTACGACATCCCGATCCTGGCGATCGATCACCACCACCCTGACCCCGACGCCGTCGAGGACCTGCTCGACGCCCACGTGAACCCGTACCTCCACGACGAGGACTATCGGATCACGACCGGGATGCTCTGTGTCGAACTCGCCCGGATGATCTACCCCGACCTGTCCGACGAGATCGAGCACCTGCCTGCGGTCGCCGGGCTCGCCGACCGTTCGAAAGCCGACGCCATGGGCGAGTACATCGACCTGGCGGTCGAGGCGGGCTACGACGAGGACCACCTCCGCGACGTCAGCGAGGCGCTTGACTACGCGGCCCACTGGCTCCGCTACAGCGCCGGGACACCGCTGATCACCGACGTCCTCGGGATCGACACCGACCCCGACCATCACCAGGCCGTGGTCTCGTCGCTCGAGTCGAACGCCACCGAGGCGATTCAGACACAGCTCGACGACGCGACGCCCCACCTCGAACACGAGTCACTCGACAACGGTGCCCACCTCTACCGAATCGACGTCGAGAACTACACCCATCGCTTTACCTACCCTGCCCCGGGCAAGACGACCGGCGAGATCCACGACGTGCAGGTCGAGGAGACCGGCGATCCGGTCATCACGGTGGGCTACGGTCCAGACTTCGCCGTCCTCCGCAGTGACGGCGTCCGACTGGACATTCCCGAGATGGTCGCCGAACTCAAAGCCGAGGTTCCGGGCGCCGGTATCTCCGGTGGCGGGCACCTCGTCGTCGGCTCGATCAAGTTCGTCCGCGGCAAGCGCGAGGAGGTCATCGACGCGCTCGTCGAGAAGATGGCCGATGCCCCGATCGACGAAGCCCTCTCGAGTGCGGCCCCGCTCGACGACTGA
- a CDS encoding NAD-binding protein has protein sequence MRDETDGPPAPTDWRYLLTTRGTVGLALAVAVLSIATAFFNIGTGAVTAQGAPYVPEAVQEAAGFTGALTGFVIVASVLALRRGLRAGWWATLLLMPLTAAQGFLQSSPYSAPLIVLSLCTIPVLLLTRERFDASLSLATTQLAAGAALVAVQAYGTIGSYHLREHFDGIDTILDAFYFTLITSSTVGYGDITPNSASTQGLLFTMSVLVLGVASFGIAIGALVGPAIQARISKTLGKMTDSQLQTLDDHVLVLGHGDLTESIIDELADAGTPFAVVSRDPDVGESLSLDESVPVLSANPSDEAPLERARVDRALAIVVATDDDATDALAILTARELRPDARIVAAATDRENVKKLKRAGADSVISPSQLGGHLLVKSALDGDSTAIVDHILRDE, from the coding sequence ATGCGCGACGAGACCGACGGGCCGCCCGCTCCGACGGATTGGCGGTACCTGTTGACGACGCGTGGCACTGTCGGACTCGCGCTGGCGGTCGCGGTGTTGTCGATCGCGACCGCGTTCTTCAACATCGGTACCGGGGCGGTCACGGCCCAGGGCGCCCCGTACGTTCCGGAGGCCGTCCAGGAGGCTGCCGGCTTCACCGGCGCGCTCACCGGGTTCGTGATCGTCGCCAGCGTGCTCGCTCTCCGTCGCGGCCTGCGCGCCGGCTGGTGGGCGACGCTGTTGCTCATGCCGTTGACGGCCGCCCAGGGCTTCTTGCAGTCGAGTCCGTACTCCGCTCCCCTGATCGTCCTCTCACTGTGTACGATTCCGGTGCTACTCCTCACCCGCGAGCGATTCGACGCTAGCCTGTCGCTGGCGACCACCCAGCTCGCGGCCGGCGCCGCACTCGTCGCCGTCCAGGCCTACGGCACGATCGGGAGCTACCACCTCCGGGAACACTTCGACGGCATCGACACGATCCTCGACGCCTTCTACTTCACCTTGATCACGTCGAGCACCGTCGGCTACGGTGACATTACGCCGAATAGCGCTTCGACTCAGGGGCTGCTCTTTACCATGTCCGTCCTCGTTCTCGGTGTCGCCAGTTTCGGTATCGCGATCGGCGCCCTCGTCGGGCCCGCGATCCAGGCCCGCATCTCGAAAACCCTCGGAAAGATGACCGACTCACAACTGCAGACGTTAGACGACCACGTCCTCGTGCTCGGCCACGGGGACCTGACCGAATCGATCATCGACGAACTCGCCGACGCTGGGACGCCGTTCGCCGTCGTCTCTCGCGACCCGGACGTTGGTGAGTCACTCTCGCTGGACGAGAGCGTGCCGGTCCTGTCCGCCAATCCAAGCGACGAAGCACCACTCGAACGCGCTCGCGTCGATCGGGCACTGGCGATCGTCGTCGCAACGGACGACGATGCCACCGATGCGCTGGCGATCCTGACCGCCCGCGAACTCCGTCCCGACGCCCGGATCGTCGCCGCAGCCACGGACCGTGAAAATGTGAAGAAACTGAAGCGTGCGGGTGCAGACTCGGTTATCAGCCCCTCACAACTCGGTGGCCACCTCCTCGTCAAGTCGGCACTCGACGGCGATTCGACCGCGATCGTCGACCATATTCTTCGAGATGAATAA
- a CDS encoding carbohydrate kinase family protein: MGRCLVAGHVNWDVTLRVDSLPPVDGEATIRDRHCGCGGSAANVAVGLAGLGVDVDLIGSVGDDECGRDAVATLEGAGVDCTGIRRIPDATTARKYLVVDESGAVSVLGDDGANEAVGPSDVDPVLVRRADHVHLTGNRPETTGAIASLAAEAGVSVSYDPGRQLTERSIEAPIDLVDVLFLSSREADAVRATAAGERAFGERTVVVTDGDDGAVVHAPDATYRHAGFDVDTTDTSGAGDAFVAGFLTNWLQDGDVERALRVGNACGALATRTVGAQSSLSPQRLESLLADCEM; the protein is encoded by the coding sequence ATGGGCCGTTGTCTCGTCGCTGGCCACGTCAACTGGGACGTTACCCTCCGCGTCGATTCGCTTCCTCCCGTCGACGGTGAGGCGACGATTCGTGACCGACACTGTGGATGCGGTGGGAGCGCTGCGAACGTCGCGGTCGGGCTCGCCGGACTCGGCGTCGACGTCGACCTGATCGGGAGCGTCGGTGACGACGAGTGCGGCCGTGACGCCGTAGCGACCCTCGAGGGGGCTGGCGTGGACTGTACGGGAATTCGACGGATTCCCGACGCGACGACCGCTCGCAAGTACCTCGTGGTCGACGAATCTGGCGCCGTCTCCGTCCTCGGTGACGACGGCGCGAACGAAGCTGTCGGCCCGTCGGACGTCGATCCTGTCCTCGTTCGGCGGGCAGACCACGTTCACCTCACGGGCAATCGCCCGGAGACGACGGGGGCCATCGCGTCGCTGGCTGCCGAGGCGGGCGTGTCCGTCAGCTACGATCCCGGTCGGCAACTCACCGAGCGCTCGATCGAGGCTCCCATCGACCTGGTCGACGTGCTCTTTCTCTCGAGCCGGGAGGCCGACGCCGTCCGTGCCACTGCGGCCGGTGAACGGGCGTTCGGCGAACGGACTGTCGTCGTCACGGACGGCGACGACGGCGCGGTCGTCCACGCCCCCGACGCAACCTATCGTCACGCCGGATTCGACGTCGATACGACGGATACGTCGGGTGCAGGCGATGCGTTCGTCGCCGGCTTTCTCACGAACTGGTTACAGGACGGTGACGTGGAACGGGCGCTCCGGGTCGGAAACGCCTGCGGTGCGCTCGCCACCAGGACGGTCGGTGCCCAGTCGTCACTCTCTCCACAGCGGCTCGAGTCGCTGCTTGCCGACTGTGAGATGTAA